The Gouania willdenowi chromosome 3, fGouWil2.1, whole genome shotgun sequence genome includes the window AAtggtttttgaaaaaaagcaCTCAGGGCCTGAGACAAGTCAGTTTTCCTAATGTAGACCAGCAAATCTGAAGCtatgatcaaaaataaaattattggtAAGAGGCAGAAGCTATGGATGAAGGACAGACCAGCCGACGGTTACATGCAATTCAGGGGGAGAAATAACAAGATTAGGGGGAAATGGAAGCAAACATATTGTACTGGGTAGATTGTGACATTCAGGATTAAATAAATTGTTGCATTTAATTGTAAAACGTGTTActggtgtgtgatgtgtgtgtggggtagAAGAGGAGAACATACAATTTGTAACTCTGAAAGGTCTAAAACCAGGACAGAAAAACCAAATGAAAGAACTTTGGAGAAGTGGAGTAAAGAAATGTACACTTTGAAATATTCTTAATAATGACAGGAATACATTTAAAGCcttgtttgagtttttttgaaaaaatttttttaatctgtagcCCAGGAGCTCTGGCTCAAACTCCAGTTTAgtgggtggcggtaatgcacttTAACTATGGTTGTCACCCGCCATTAAAaaattgaagaagaagaagaaaaaaaagaagaagaagaagaagaagacgtgTTTACGTAGCGTTCTGCTCACGTTACGAATCGCGTCCCGGATTTGTTCGTGACGTAGTGCAGCTCGTGCTGGTTCGCGGGAAACTATCACCGTGTGATAACCACGCGCTCACTTGTAACGTGAGTTTTACAATTGTACCGTAAAAACAACTAACGTTACTAACGAGTAGACGATCAGTATCTTTACAGCAGGTGGTGGAACACGAGAAAATCCGCTTCTGGCTGCTTTCCTATCATCCGGGCGAAACGTTAGCTTAGCACCGGGCGGCACACCGACAAGTAACGGCGTGCTGTCGGTTGTCGGTTCGCTTACCGGGGGGAGATGGCGGAGAGGCCAGAGGATTTAAACCTGCCCAACGCAGTCATCACTCGCATCATCAAGGAGGCGGTAGGTCCGAGACACCCAGGCTCAGTATCACGTATGACAGGTGTAGTGAATTTACTGGTTTCTGTGTTAGCTGGTGATCTAGATGTTTCTTTACTGGAGTTTATCTTAGGTTTGGAAACCAGTGCAATAATAGTTAATCTTTTCAGCAATTTATCTCTACGATATAAACTAAGAGTTATAACTATAAACTAAAGTCAGTATGAGTAGATGAATATATTGCATGACACTGTAGTTTTAGCCACATTAAATTGATAATTTTAACCTCAGCCTTTTTTATTTAGCTATAAATTCTCTAAATAGTATATTTGCTGAATAAAATCCCACGtgagttatttaattttttttttttttaaatgtttgcaaagCCATGTTTAAACTTAAGTAATCCTATAGCTTTGTCAAACACATCCCAAGAAGCTGCAACTGCTGTGAAAATATGTCCAAATTAACACTGTTATTATTATAGGTTTATTTATCTAAAGTCTGATTTTTATTATCTCATATTTAGGGATGTCTCgatacaattttttcacttccgatacgataccaatatcgaTACAATATTGGtgcaaatcatacatacttttattacttattttgtagtgtggaatgttagaaaaggcttgattattaaaaaaagcaataattataaaccaatggattacatataatttaccttttaaaataaaaaaaattctattattgaatacaatttaaaaaaacaaaaaaaacaaccaaacatttaatagaagatattggaaaaaatgaatccaaaaaaacaataaacattatatcggagattttagatgcagtccgatgaaATCCAGTactcgttttctggctgatatcggactgattCCCGATCTCAATATCGGATAGGGACACCCCTAATGATTATGCTATTTTGCCTATgtcttttgttaattttgttgcTTAATCAAACAGTTTTTGCACAGTCACATTCCCTAAACAATATTTTAGTGACACattcaagtttttttgtttttactaagTAGACTTTTATTCTCAGTCCATCCCTCCCTCTGACATGTTTGTCGTTCACAGCTTCCAGACGGAGTCAATGTGTCCAAAGAGGCTCGTCGGGCCATTTCTCAGGCTGCCAGTGTCTTTGTGCTTTATGCCACGTCGTGGTATGAGCTGCGTCCTTAGATTGAACACATCTCCTTCCTCAAACCACCTTTTCTTCTTTGATCTCTAGCTttggctgtttttttgttttgtatttttctcaacCAGTGCAAACAATTTTGCCATGAAAGCGAAACGGAAAACATTGAATGCTGGCGACGTGCTAGCTGCCATGGAGGAGATGGAGTTTGAGCGCTTCATGGAGCCACTGAGAGAAGCACTGGAAGGTGAGAGACCTAAAGTACTTCTACAGAGAGAACAAACAGCTCAGATTTAGTATTTTCATTTTCCACTGCAGTGGTAGGGAGGGGGACTCAGATTTTCTGTCTCAAAATTTCCCAATTTCTGTTTCGCTTCTTCTCCGTTTCAtcgtttttttcctttttacatgACTTTACACCAGTCcttccaaaccttttttggatcgtgaccccatttttaaatcacaaatttgTAGCGACCCcaataattagtttttgatcaggTTTATTATATTGTTCCAAATGCAGAGTAGCCATAATTAGTGAACAtttctattatattatatattattgtattttagatttaaatttgagtaagtgaaaatatagaatacaattgtttaagattgttttaaatttgtaaagaataataataaaaaacaattatttttttcttttttctttcaatgactagaaatttcaggtgacacAATTTAGAtcccaggtgaccccacattggCTGCAATATTGAGTTACTGATATATCCATAATATTGAAAGTATCAGAGTATAAACGTGTTAGTTGAAGAGAAACTTCAGCTCACACCCGACACCTGTGTTTTAAAAGTTTTCAAAAAGGGTCAGAAAGGAAAGAAGGAAGTCTCAGAGCAGCGACGGAGAGACAAAGAGAAGAAGGTCGACTGTGAGAACGACAAAAGCcgtgaggaggaagaggaggatggagAAGAAGGCCCcatggaggaggagcaggaggtggtggaggaagaagaggaggtggAGAACTGAGCGTGTCTGTCTACGCTCCGTGAGGTCCAGAGTCTTCCAGCACATTGAAAACACAAGTTCAACTGCTGCCAtcatttttttacacattttaccatcatccatccatccagacAGTAGAcattcattattaataattcTATTACTTACATACATGTTTGTGTGGAGTTGCTGTGTCAGAAAAAAGGGAAACCAAAACCTGTTTGGATTCAGAGGAAGTTGTTGAATGGCCTCAGACTTCCACAGCTTTCAGTTAAGCCCCTCCCCCCCCATTAAATGTGGAACTGTTGATGGACCACTTGCACTAGTGAAACCTCACCTCTGTTTGATCCCTAATCTGAACTTTGTACTTTTCTAGACATTTGTAAAACCAACtttcattaaatattttgtaGAAAACACAACCTTTggtcttttagttttttattctaAACAGTAAGTCATGTGACCTGCTGACACTTTAAACTGTGAATGAAATAAGAGTGAAGGTGTCATTATTTCAGGAATGTACATAATAGTACCTGTTTCATAGATGTAATCAGAAGtgtagagtactgatatatcataCTCTAGaagttacttgatttaaatcgTACTcgtgtacaagtaagtcataattAAACTACTCAAGTACAACTAACTCAAATGATGTTCAAGgtaagttactttcaccctccacatttattattgcatacagtaaacatctcatgtataaacttaaaaaaaagaccaaatttTGCAGAATTGAAACTTAATTTTTCCAGAcgtgtataaaataaatggtttgtcaaaaaaatttaacaataaattgaattcaaaataaagtatagctacatttacgaactcaaactgagaaaataacctccattcaatgctgtttattctgattggtcagtgatgtgatgtatttgatctctgttcatttcatttttctggAGTTTCACAAAATCCGTTgatcataaaacaaaacattttactcagtaacagtcgGGTGTAGAACTGTAATTACTTTtataatgtaaaaagaaaaattacttGTTTAAGAATATACTCAAAGTATATGTACCCAGAAAAATAACCAATTACCGTAACGCGAGTACTTATTACTTTCCCCTCTGGCAGTAAGCGATCAGTTAACATAACTAGCATGAATCTAATTACATGGAACAGGAAGGTGTTGTGATGTTTAAATTTACCAAGTTAACCTTTTTAACACAGATTGTCCTGTTCAAGTAACACTGTAAAAGCTACAGAAAAGATAGTAATTAATTTTACAACAAAACTTTTCATTATGAACTCTGTTTACATAGCTTACTTAACTAAAACATGTGaacactaaacacacattcGCTTGACTAATGAAAATAATTCTATTTTAGTTTAATAAAATATGAAGTGGAATTTTAACTTCCTTTGCGGTTACAAATTGTCCAAAATAAAGGCATAGAGAAGTCATTTTAACAAAGGTAATGATACCATAATAGAGCAGGGTAGTTTATATGACCAGCTggtttcaatcaatcaatcaatctttatttgtatagcgccaaatcataaccaatggtatctcaaggcactttacagtagagcagtcttaaggacggactcttcattttatggatacacacatatgcatatatacgtatatacacatacatatgtatcccacacccaacatgaattcatcatggcggcaaggaaaaccttctgttaagcagcaggaaccttgtgtggatcccattcctatgatgaacagccatccacgttatgctgtgttgggtgtgtgcagaggaaagggtggagacagagttgttgagactctgtaactccacactgaggatcccacggacctgcaagacaaaagccagaaggagtacaggagcaaacacacaagggaagaagcagacatagagggagtgtttgagagaggaatgggaccctctccggtccctctctaacctaaatgacctctctcttaacgccctctccaacctctctccaactgagcatgccagacccccccccccggcagtctatgcctattgcatcttaattatgagctatgagctggttcctaactaaaagctttatcaaagaggaatgttttgagcctggTTTGGGAGTTAACTTTTTTAGCTAGAATTTTTTATAAAGTTATGGTATCAGATCCAGCTGAGCTCCTGCTTCCTGGATTTTCCTTTCAGAATGCTGCCCCCTGCTGTTACAAAGCTTAATGTGCATGTTCTCTTCCAGCAGGTttgtttttatgggtatttTAAGTTTGAAGACAAAGCAGTGCAGTTTAAGTGTCAAAAGATTTAAGTTTCACTTTCAGTAAAGCATGTTACATAAGCACT containing:
- the pole3 gene encoding DNA polymerase epsilon subunit 3, with protein sequence MAERPEDLNLPNAVITRIIKEALPDGVNVSKEARRAISQAASVFVLYATSCANNFAMKAKRKTLNAGDVLAAMEEMEFERFMEPLREALEVFKKGQKGKKEVSEQRRRDKEKKVDCENDKSREEEEEDGEEGPMEEEQEVVEEEEEVEN